In the Variovorax sp. S12S4 genome, one interval contains:
- the dnaE gene encoding DNA polymerase III subunit alpha, whose product MFVHLRLHTEFSVVDGTNRIDEVVKAAAADKQPALAITDLNNLFGAIKFYKQGRSKGVKPVIGAEIFVEGLGKEPGVLTRIVLLVQNMEGYLHLSELLARAWTQNVGRGQSQAACKLEWLEELQGGLIALSGAQAGPLGAPLLQGQEERAAELALQLAGMFPHRFYIELQRAGRPEDEPHVIAAVKLAARLRLPVVATHPVQFAERQDYEAHEARVCISEGEILGNPRRVRKFTEEQYFKSSAEMEALFVDVPSALANTVEIAKRCNLTLVLGKPQLPDFPTPFISEGVRMPIDEFFRQESFAGLEERLVHLYPDPAKRDAERPRYVERLEFEINTILNMGFPGYFLIVGDFIKWAKNNGCPVGPGRGSGAGSLVAYALKITDLDPLEYKLLFERFLNPERVSMPDFDIDFCQGNRDRVIDYVKDKYGREAVSQIATFGTMAARAAIRDVGRVLDMSYMFCDGISKLIPNKPGQPVTIQYPPEPKVEGDKNNYAIEMEPQLAARIEKEEEVRMLVELAQKLEGMTRNIGMHAGGVLIAPGKLTDFCPLYQQPGSDSAVSQYDKDDVEAIGLVKFDFLGLATLTILEIAKEFIVKRHKGQENFAYENIRLDDRETYKLFSEGKTEAVFQFESRGMQGMLKDARPTRLEDLIALNALYRPGPMDLIPSFVARKHGREEVEYPHPAVAEMLSETYGIMVYQEQVMQTAQILGGYSLGGADLLRRAMGKKKLEEMAEHREKFRAGALKTHGIPQDKADEIFDLMEKFAGYGFNKSHAAAYSLLAYHTGWLKVHYTAEFFCANMTVEMDDTDKLKVLFEDAQKNFGITFEPPDVNRGNYRFEPVTDKVIRYGLGAVKGTGQLAVEAIVRAREEGGPFKSLFDFCVRIDRQRINKRTVEALIKAGAFDAIQQNRASLIASVDRAFEFAVATEANAAQVDIFGDSEHGSATQEPELVDATPWGVKERLTYEKTAVGFYLSGHLFDEVSHEVRRFCKREIGDLMDTREQQVIAGIVSDFRVINGQRGRLAIFKLDDKSDSIDATADEALINANRNTLKDDELVIVSGRLQPGRGGFEARFQVQQVWDLATARCRFGKFLRVAVNGKAPDIARLVKDFPPRTEQSEHGDLVQGLPVRLSMARGGAQVELQLGERAKFFPTDAALASWTAQAEAGKASVIYE is encoded by the coding sequence ATGTTTGTTCACCTGCGCCTGCACACCGAGTTTTCCGTCGTCGACGGCACCAACCGAATCGATGAAGTCGTCAAGGCCGCCGCTGCCGACAAGCAGCCCGCACTGGCCATCACCGACCTGAACAACCTGTTCGGGGCGATCAAGTTCTACAAGCAGGGGCGCAGCAAGGGTGTCAAGCCAGTCATCGGCGCTGAAATCTTCGTCGAAGGGTTGGGCAAGGAGCCCGGCGTGCTCACGCGCATCGTGCTGCTGGTGCAGAACATGGAAGGCTACCTGCACCTTTCAGAATTGCTGGCGCGTGCCTGGACCCAGAACGTGGGCCGGGGGCAATCCCAAGCCGCCTGCAAGCTCGAGTGGCTCGAAGAACTGCAGGGCGGGCTGATCGCGCTTTCGGGCGCGCAAGCCGGCCCGCTGGGCGCGCCGCTCTTGCAGGGGCAGGAAGAACGCGCCGCCGAATTGGCGCTTCAGTTGGCGGGCATGTTCCCGCACCGCTTCTACATCGAGTTGCAGCGTGCGGGCCGCCCCGAGGACGAGCCGCACGTGATTGCCGCCGTGAAACTCGCCGCGCGGCTGCGCCTGCCCGTGGTTGCCACGCACCCCGTGCAGTTTGCTGAACGCCAGGACTACGAAGCGCACGAGGCGCGCGTCTGCATCTCGGAAGGTGAAATCCTGGGCAACCCGCGCCGGGTGCGCAAGTTCACCGAGGAGCAGTACTTCAAGTCGAGCGCCGAGATGGAGGCGCTCTTTGTCGACGTGCCGAGCGCGCTTGCCAACACGGTCGAGATTGCCAAGCGCTGCAACCTGACGCTGGTGCTCGGCAAACCGCAGCTGCCCGACTTTCCGACGCCCTTCATCAGCGAAGGCGTGCGCATGCCGATCGACGAGTTCTTCCGCCAGGAGTCCTTCGCCGGCCTTGAGGAGCGGCTGGTGCACCTGTACCCAGACCCCGCCAAGCGCGATGCCGAGCGGCCGCGCTACGTCGAGCGGCTGGAGTTCGAGATCAACACCATCTTGAACATGGGGTTCCCGGGCTACTTCCTGATCGTGGGCGACTTCATCAAGTGGGCCAAGAACAACGGCTGCCCGGTGGGTCCGGGCCGGGGCTCGGGCGCGGGCTCGCTGGTGGCCTATGCGCTTAAGATCACCGACCTCGATCCGCTCGAATACAAGCTGCTGTTCGAACGGTTCCTGAACCCCGAGCGCGTTTCGATGCCCGACTTCGACATCGACTTCTGCCAGGGCAACCGCGACCGGGTGATCGACTACGTCAAGGACAAATACGGCCGCGAGGCCGTGAGCCAGATCGCCACCTTCGGAACCATGGCCGCACGCGCCGCCATTCGAGACGTGGGCCGCGTGCTGGACATGAGCTACATGTTCTGCGACGGCATCAGCAAGCTCATTCCGAACAAGCCGGGCCAGCCGGTCACCATCCAGTACCCGCCCGAGCCGAAGGTGGAGGGCGACAAGAACAATTACGCCATCGAGATGGAGCCGCAGCTCGCGGCGCGCATCGAGAAGGAAGAAGAAGTGCGCATGCTGGTGGAGCTTGCGCAAAAGCTCGAAGGCATGACCCGCAACATCGGCATGCACGCGGGCGGCGTGCTGATTGCGCCCGGCAAGCTCACCGATTTTTGCCCGCTCTACCAGCAGCCCGGCAGCGACTCGGCCGTGAGCCAGTACGACAAGGACGACGTGGAGGCCATCGGCCTCGTGAAGTTCGACTTTCTGGGCTTGGCCACGCTCACCATTCTCGAGATTGCCAAAGAGTTCATCGTCAAGCGCCACAAGGGGCAGGAGAACTTCGCGTACGAGAACATCAGGCTGGACGACCGCGAAACCTACAAGCTGTTTTCCGAGGGCAAGACGGAAGCGGTGTTCCAGTTTGAAAGCCGCGGCATGCAGGGCATGCTGAAGGACGCACGGCCCACCCGCCTTGAAGACCTGATTGCGCTCAACGCGCTGTACCGGCCGGGCCCGATGGACCTGATTCCGAGCTTTGTGGCGCGCAAGCACGGCCGCGAAGAGGTGGAGTATCCGCACCCGGCCGTGGCCGAAATGCTCTCCGAGACCTACGGGATCATGGTCTACCAGGAGCAGGTGATGCAGACCGCGCAGATCCTGGGCGGCTACTCGCTCGGCGGCGCCGACCTGCTGCGCCGCGCCATGGGCAAGAAAAAGCTTGAGGAGATGGCCGAGCACCGCGAGAAATTCCGCGCGGGCGCGCTCAAGACCCACGGCATTCCGCAGGACAAGGCCGACGAGATCTTCGACTTGATGGAGAAATTCGCGGGCTACGGCTTCAACAAGTCGCATGCCGCCGCGTACTCGCTGCTGGCGTACCACACGGGCTGGCTCAAGGTCCATTACACGGCCGAGTTCTTCTGCGCCAACATGACCGTGGAAATGGACGACACCGACAAGCTCAAGGTGTTGTTCGAAGATGCGCAGAAAAACTTCGGCATTACCTTCGAGCCGCCGGACGTGAACCGCGGCAACTACCGCTTCGAGCCGGTTACCGACAAGGTGATTCGCTACGGACTGGGTGCCGTCAAGGGCACGGGCCAGCTGGCGGTTGAAGCCATTGTTCGGGCGCGCGAAGAGGGCGGCCCGTTCAAGAGCCTGTTCGACTTTTGCGTGCGCATCGACCGCCAGCGCATCAACAAGCGCACGGTCGAGGCGCTCATCAAGGCCGGTGCGTTCGACGCCATCCAGCAGAACCGCGCTTCGCTCATTGCCTCGGTCGACCGCGCCTTCGAATTTGCGGTGGCCACCGAGGCCAACGCGGCGCAGGTCGACATCTTCGGCGACAGCGAGCACGGCTCGGCCACGCAGGAGCCCGAACTGGTCGACGCCACGCCCTGGGGCGTGAAGGAGCGGCTCACCTACGAGAAAACGGCTGTGGGCTTCTACCTCTCGGGCCATCTGTTCGACGAGGTGTCGCACGAGGTGCGGCGCTTCTGCAAGCGCGAGATCGGCGACCTGATGGACACCCGCGAGCAGCAGGTGATTGCGGGCATCGTGAGCGACTTCCGCGTGATCAACGGCCAGCGCGGTCGCCTGGCGATCTTCAAGCTCGACGACAAGTCGGATTCCATCGACGCGACCGCCGACGAGGCGCTGATCAACGCGAACCGCAACACGCTGAAGGACGACGAGCTGGTGATCGTGAGCGGGCGGCTGCAGCCGGGCCGCGGCGGTTTCGAAGCGCGCTTCCAGGTGCAGCAGGTGTGGGACCTGGCCACGGCGCGCTGCCGCTTCGGCAAATTCCTGCGTGTGGCGGTCAACGGCAAGGCGCCGGACATCGCGCGCCTGGTGAAAGACTTTCCGCCGCGCACCGAGCAAAGCGAACACGGCGATCTGGTGCAGGGGCTGCCGGTGCGCCTTTCGATGGCGCGCGGCGGTGCGCAGGTCGAACTGCAGCTTGGCGAGCGTGCCAAGTTCTTTCCGACCGATGCCGCGCTGGCAAGCTGGACGGCGCAGGCCGAAGCCGGAAAAGCCTCGGTGATCTACGAATAG
- a CDS encoding YbgC/FadM family acyl-CoA thioesterase, translating into MSYAFPIRVYWEDTDAGGIVFYANYLKFMERGRTEWLRSLGVEQRKLREETGGQFVVSETQLKYHRPSRLDDELLVTADLRQMGTASLIIGQQVLSKTEQERTGAPAPVLLCEGTIRIGWVDATTLRPARIPTQVSGTLERSGGSMTQPFKP; encoded by the coding sequence ATGAGCTACGCGTTTCCGATCCGCGTGTATTGGGAAGACACCGATGCCGGCGGCATCGTGTTCTATGCCAACTACCTCAAGTTCATGGAACGCGGGCGCACCGAATGGCTGCGCTCGCTGGGCGTGGAGCAGCGAAAGCTCCGAGAGGAAACCGGCGGCCAGTTCGTGGTGAGCGAAACCCAGCTCAAATACCATCGCCCCTCCCGGCTCGACGACGAACTGCTGGTTACAGCCGATCTCCGACAAATGGGTACGGCGTCGTTGATAATCGGTCAGCAGGTGCTATCAAAAACAGAGCAGGAGCGAACAGGCGCCCCGGCGCCCGTCCTTCTGTGCGAAGGCACCATCCGCATCGGCTGGGTGGACGCCACCACGTTGCGCCCCGCGCGCATACCGACCCAAGTTTCGGGAACCCTCGAGCGCTCCGGCGGCTCCATGACTCAACCTTTCAAGCCATGA
- the tolQ gene encoding protein TolQ — MNQDLSIINLLLHASFVVQLVVLLLVIVSIASWAAIIRKYFALRRMRALNDDFEREFWSGTSLNELFASAAQNAKFAGPMERIFASGMREYQKLRERHVSDASTLLDGARRAMRASFQRELDAAEQNLSFLATVGSVSPYVGLFGTVWGIMHAFTGLAALAQVTLATVAPGIAEALVATAIGLFAAIPAVVGYNRFAREIDKIAIALETYIEEFSNILQRNLSAHPAASATAASATPGNR, encoded by the coding sequence ATGAACCAAGACCTCTCGATCATCAATCTCCTCCTCCACGCGAGTTTCGTGGTCCAACTGGTCGTGCTGCTGCTCGTGATCGTTTCGATTGCCAGCTGGGCCGCGATCATCCGCAAGTACTTCGCGCTGCGCCGCATGCGCGCGCTGAACGACGACTTCGAGCGCGAGTTCTGGTCGGGCACCAGCCTGAACGAGCTGTTTGCCTCGGCCGCGCAGAACGCCAAGTTCGCCGGCCCCATGGAGCGCATCTTCGCTTCGGGCATGCGCGAATACCAGAAGCTGCGCGAACGCCACGTGAGCGACGCCAGTACGCTGCTGGACGGCGCCCGCCGCGCCATGCGCGCGAGCTTCCAGCGCGAACTCGACGCGGCCGAACAGAACCTCTCGTTCCTGGCCACCGTGGGTTCGGTGTCGCCGTATGTCGGCCTCTTCGGCACGGTCTGGGGCATCATGCACGCCTTCACCGGCCTGGCCGCGCTCGCGCAGGTAACGCTGGCCACCGTGGCACCCGGCATTGCCGAGGCACTGGTGGCCACGGCCATCGGCCTGTTCGCCGCCATTCCCGCGGTGGTGGGCTACAACCGCTTCGCGCGCGAGATCGACAAGATCGCCATTGCGCTCGAGACCTACATCGAGGAGTTCTCGAACATCCTGCAGCGCAACCTCTCGGCCCACCCGGCCGCAAGCGCGACGGCAGCTTCGGCGACTCCGGGCAACCGCTGA
- a CDS encoding pyridoxal phosphate-dependent aminotransferase produces the protein MRISKRAQRIEPFYVMEVAKAAGVLAREVAHTDRPMIFLNIGEPDFTAPPLVQEAAARAVRAGATQYTQATGLDHLRERISGWYAQRFGVDVPARRIVVTAGASAALQLACLALIESGDEILLPDPSYPCNRHFVSAADGTAVMIPTTADERFQLTAAKVEAAWTGKTRGVLLASPSNPTGTSIAPDELRRIHNVVSQRGGITLIDEIYLGLSYDDAFGQTALAIDDNVISINSFSKYFNMTGWRLGWLVVPEALVPVVERLAQNLFICPSTVSQYAALACFEDASIAEYERRRAEFKARRDWFIPQLDALGLSVPVVPDGAFYAWADCTSVAEKLGISGSWDFAFETMKRAHVAVTPGRDFGTAETGKFVRFSTASSMAHLEESIERLRAMIANPAR, from the coding sequence GTGAGAATTTCGAAGCGCGCGCAGCGCATCGAACCGTTCTATGTGATGGAGGTTGCCAAGGCCGCCGGCGTGCTGGCGCGCGAGGTGGCGCATACCGACCGGCCGATGATCTTCCTGAACATCGGCGAGCCCGACTTCACCGCGCCGCCGCTGGTCCAGGAAGCCGCCGCGCGCGCCGTGCGTGCCGGCGCCACGCAGTACACGCAGGCCACCGGGCTCGACCATCTGCGCGAGCGCATCAGCGGCTGGTATGCGCAGCGCTTCGGCGTCGACGTACCGGCACGCCGCATCGTCGTGACGGCCGGCGCGTCGGCCGCGCTGCAGCTGGCCTGCCTGGCGCTCATCGAGTCCGGCGACGAGATCCTGCTGCCCGACCCGAGCTACCCCTGCAACCGCCATTTCGTGAGCGCCGCGGATGGCACCGCGGTGATGATCCCGACCACGGCCGACGAGCGGTTTCAGCTCACCGCCGCCAAGGTCGAAGCCGCGTGGACCGGCAAGACGCGCGGCGTGCTGCTCGCATCGCCTTCCAACCCCACGGGCACCTCGATTGCGCCCGACGAACTGCGCCGCATCCACAACGTTGTGTCGCAGCGCGGCGGCATCACGCTGATCGACGAAATCTACCTCGGCCTCTCATACGACGATGCCTTCGGGCAGACGGCGCTGGCCATCGACGACAACGTCATCAGCATCAACAGCTTCAGCAAGTACTTCAACATGACCGGCTGGCGCCTTGGCTGGCTGGTGGTGCCCGAAGCGCTGGTGCCGGTGGTCGAGCGGCTGGCGCAAAACCTCTTCATCTGCCCCAGCACCGTGTCGCAATATGCGGCGCTGGCCTGCTTCGAGGATGCGAGCATTGCCGAATACGAACGCCGCCGCGCCGAGTTCAAGGCGCGCCGCGACTGGTTCATTCCGCAGCTCGATGCGCTGGGCCTCAGCGTGCCGGTGGTGCCCGATGGTGCCTTCTACGCCTGGGCCGACTGCACCAGCGTGGCCGAGAAGCTCGGCATTTCGGGCAGTTGGGATTTCGCCTTCGAAACCATGAAGCGCGCCCATGTGGCCGTGACCCCGGGGCGCGATTTCGGCACCGCCGAAACCGGCAAGTTCGTGCGCTTTTCCACCGCCAGTTCGATGGCGCATCTCGAGGAATCCATCGAACGCCTGCGGGCCATGATCGCGAACCCGGCCCGATGA
- the ribH gene encoding 6,7-dimethyl-8-ribityllumazine synthase, translating to MQGANKGADAKPLDGKGLRIGIVQARFNADITDALAAACLAELEKLGVAADDIHHVQVPGALEVPVALQAMAVRGGYHALVALGCIIRGETYHFELVANESGASVSRIALDHRIPIANAILTTENMEQAIARQTDKGRDAAQVAVEMAQLLASLK from the coding sequence ATGCAAGGTGCAAACAAGGGAGCGGATGCAAAGCCGCTCGACGGAAAAGGGCTGCGCATCGGCATCGTCCAGGCACGCTTCAACGCCGACATCACGGACGCGCTGGCCGCGGCCTGCCTGGCCGAGCTCGAAAAGCTCGGCGTGGCGGCGGACGACATCCATCATGTGCAGGTCCCCGGCGCGCTCGAAGTGCCCGTGGCCCTGCAGGCCATGGCGGTGCGCGGCGGCTACCACGCGCTTGTGGCGCTGGGCTGCATCATCCGCGGTGAAACCTACCACTTCGAACTGGTGGCCAACGAATCCGGGGCGAGCGTGAGCCGCATCGCGCTCGACCATCGCATTCCCATCGCCAACGCGATCCTCACGACCGAAAACATGGAGCAAGCCATTGCCCGCCAGACCGACAAGGGCCGCGATGCGGCCCAGGTGGCTGTCGAGATGGCGCAATTGCTGGCCTCCCTCAAATGA
- the ribBA gene encoding bifunctional 3,4-dihydroxy-2-butanone-4-phosphate synthase/GTP cyclohydrolase II, which translates to MNASVTPIGAPRGSRAPAPISPVEEIVAELAAGRMVILVDEEDRENEGDIVIAADHITPEAINFMARHARGLICLTLSREMCERLQLPPMVSRNGAKHSTAFTVSIEAAEGVTTGISAADRARTVQAAVARNAVASDLVQPGHIFPLQAVDGGVLMRAGHTEAGCDLAAMAGCSPASVICEVMNEDGTMARLPDLQIFAAEHGLKIGTIAALIEHRSRTESLVEKVGCREIQTAWGTFTAHAFTDKPSRGVHLALVRGTWAPDDVVSVRVHEPLSVLDALEINRSLHSWSLDASLAHIANEGKGVAVLLNCGETAGELLAQFDGTARPAQAPERGRMDLRSYGIGAQILRECGVHKMNLLGTPRRMPSMAAGYGLEIAGYLTKD; encoded by the coding sequence ATGAACGCCTCCGTCACCCCCATCGGCGCGCCCCGCGGTTCGCGGGCACCCGCGCCGATTTCCCCGGTCGAGGAGATCGTAGCCGAGCTTGCCGCCGGCCGCATGGTCATCCTGGTGGACGAGGAAGACCGCGAGAACGAAGGCGACATCGTCATTGCCGCGGACCACATCACGCCCGAGGCCATCAACTTCATGGCCCGCCATGCACGCGGGCTGATCTGCCTCACGCTCTCGCGCGAAATGTGCGAGCGGCTGCAGCTGCCGCCCATGGTGTCCCGCAACGGCGCCAAGCATTCGACCGCCTTTACCGTTTCGATCGAGGCGGCCGAAGGCGTGACCACCGGCATTTCGGCCGCCGACCGCGCCCGCACCGTGCAGGCCGCCGTGGCGCGCAATGCCGTGGCCAGCGACCTGGTGCAGCCCGGCCACATCTTTCCGCTGCAGGCAGTGGACGGCGGCGTGCTGATGCGCGCCGGCCATACCGAAGCCGGCTGCGACCTCGCAGCCATGGCCGGCTGCTCGCCCGCCTCGGTGATCTGCGAGGTGATGAACGAAGACGGCACCATGGCGCGCCTCCCCGACCTGCAGATTTTTGCGGCCGAGCACGGGCTCAAGATCGGCACCATTGCCGCGCTCATCGAGCACCGCAGCCGCACCGAATCGCTGGTTGAAAAAGTCGGTTGCCGCGAAATCCAGACCGCGTGGGGCACCTTCACCGCCCACGCCTTCACCGACAAGCCCAGCCGCGGCGTGCATCTTGCGCTGGTGCGCGGCACGTGGGCGCCGGACGACGTGGTGTCGGTGCGCGTGCACGAGCCGCTCTCGGTGCTCGACGCGCTCGAAATCAACCGCTCGCTGCACTCCTGGAGCCTTGACGCCAGCCTGGCGCACATTGCCAACGAAGGCAAAGGCGTGGCCGTGCTGCTGAACTGCGGCGAAACGGCCGGCGAGCTGCTGGCCCAATTCGACGGTACCGCGCGTCCCGCGCAAGCGCCCGAACGCGGTCGCATGGACCTGCGCAGCTACGGCATCGGCGCGCAAATCCTGCGCGAATGCGGCGTGCACAAGATGAACCTGCTCGGCACGCCCCGCCGCATGCCGAGCATGGCTGCAGGCTACGGCCTCGAAATTGCCGGCTACCTCACGAAAGACTGA
- a CDS encoding riboflavin synthase, producing the protein MFTGIITGVGRIAAIHDLGPSSSYGKRLGISVPDGYLDDVGLGDSIALNGACMTVTTLDPAQQLFTIDISAESLDKTAGLTEEGARINLEKALRASDRLGGHIVSGHVDGIGTVSHFAPVGESWELRVVAPPALARFLAYKGSITINGVSLTVNSVSDIEDGAEVNINLIPHTVENTSLGSLTAGSKVNLEIDTVARYVERMLQAGVLVPTPSTYSKDTAE; encoded by the coding sequence ATGTTCACCGGAATCATTACCGGCGTGGGGCGCATCGCCGCCATCCACGACCTCGGCCCCTCCTCCTCCTACGGCAAAAGACTCGGCATTTCGGTGCCCGACGGATATCTCGACGATGTAGGCCTCGGTGACAGCATTGCGCTCAACGGCGCCTGCATGACCGTGACCACCCTCGATCCGGCGCAGCAGCTGTTCACCATCGACATTTCGGCCGAATCGCTCGACAAGACCGCCGGCCTCACCGAAGAAGGCGCCCGCATCAACCTCGAGAAGGCGCTGCGCGCCAGCGACCGGCTGGGCGGCCACATCGTTTCGGGCCATGTCGACGGCATCGGCACGGTGAGCCACTTTGCGCCCGTGGGCGAAAGCTGGGAGCTGCGCGTGGTCGCGCCGCCCGCACTGGCGCGCTTCCTGGCCTACAAGGGCTCCATCACCATCAACGGCGTGAGCCTGACGGTCAACAGCGTGAGCGACATCGAAGACGGCGCGGAAGTCAACATCAACCTGATTCCGCACACCGTCGAAAACACCTCCCTGGGCAGCCTCACGGCCGGCTCGAAGGTCAATCTCGAAATCGATACCGTGGCGCGCTACGTGGAGCGCATGCTCCAGGCCGGCGTCCTGGTGCCAACTCCTTCCACGTATTCCAAGGACACCGCTGAATGA
- a CDS encoding ExbD/TolR family protein codes for MPAVSSRGRGRRTINEINMVPFIDVMLVLLIIFMVTAPLITPSVINLPSVDRANKQPDKPIEIVIKSDDEVQIKKDPSAGSGGASVPMTQIGSAAKTAQGGDDQRPVIISADKSVKYETVVKAMNQLKRSGIERVGLSVTTTGGK; via the coding sequence ATGCCCGCCGTTTCATCCCGGGGCCGAGGCCGCCGCACGATCAACGAGATCAACATGGTCCCGTTCATCGACGTGATGCTGGTGCTGCTGATCATCTTCATGGTCACGGCGCCGCTCATCACGCCGAGCGTGATCAACCTGCCCTCGGTCGACCGTGCCAACAAGCAGCCCGACAAGCCCATCGAGATCGTCATCAAGAGCGACGACGAAGTGCAGATCAAGAAAGACCCGTCCGCCGGCAGCGGCGGCGCGTCCGTGCCCATGACCCAGATCGGCTCGGCGGCCAAAACCGCCCAGGGCGGCGACGACCAGCGCCCCGTAATCATCAGCGCCGACAAGTCCGTCAAGTACGAAACCGTCGTGAAGGCGATGAACCAGCTCAAGCGCAGCGGCATCGAGCGCGTGGGCCTATCCGTCACCACCACGGGCGGCAAATAA
- a CDS encoding sulfurtransferase — protein sequence MQEILNIAAYKFVAIDDSPVLREDLRGRALALGLMGTILLAPEGINLFLAGAADAVHSFVASLRADPRFADLETKESWSATQPFRRMLVKLKREIIRMDHPAIQPAAGRAPGVDALTLKRWLDQGHDDEGREIALLDTRNDFEVDEGTFDGAIDWRITKFTEFPPALKAHRADFVGKTVVSFCTGGIRCEKAAILMREEGIENVLQLEGGILKYFEEVGGAHYHGDCFVFDGRRALAPDLSARAADASARAAEDPDLERKN from the coding sequence GTGCAAGAGATTTTGAATATTGCGGCCTACAAGTTCGTGGCCATCGACGACAGCCCCGTGCTGCGTGAAGACCTGCGCGGGCGCGCCCTGGCGCTGGGCCTCATGGGCACCATCCTGCTGGCTCCGGAGGGCATCAACCTGTTTTTGGCAGGCGCAGCCGACGCCGTCCACAGCTTTGTAGCCAGCCTGCGCGCCGATCCGCGCTTTGCAGACCTCGAAACCAAGGAAAGCTGGTCGGCCACGCAGCCCTTCCGCCGCATGCTGGTGAAGCTCAAGCGCGAGATCATCCGCATGGACCATCCCGCCATCCAGCCGGCAGCCGGCCGGGCGCCAGGAGTCGATGCCCTCACGCTCAAGCGCTGGCTCGACCAAGGCCACGACGACGAGGGCCGAGAAATCGCACTGCTCGACACGCGCAACGATTTCGAGGTCGACGAAGGCACCTTCGACGGCGCAATCGACTGGCGCATCACCAAGTTCACCGAATTCCCGCCCGCACTGAAAGCGCACCGCGCCGATTTCGTGGGCAAGACGGTGGTGAGCTTCTGCACAGGCGGTATCCGCTGCGAAAAAGCCGCCATCCTCATGCGCGAGGAAGGCATCGAGAACGTGCTGCAGCTCGAAGGCGGCATCCTGAAATATTTCGAAGAGGTCGGCGGTGCGCACTATCACGGCGACTGCTTCGTGTTCGACGGCCGGCGCGCGCTCGCGCCGGACCTGAGCGCACGCGCGGCCGATGCCAGCGCGCGCGCGGCCGAAGATCCCGACCTGGAACGCAAGAACTGA
- the nusB gene encoding transcription antitermination factor NusB: protein MTEDNNKTAGAKPRQARTGLTSTGARKASAKSNRSRAREFALQALYQHLVGRNDAAAIDQFTRDLAGFHKADAAHYDALLHGAIEGAEQLDVLIRPLLDRKFEEISPIEHAVMWIGVYEFQHCLDVPWRVVLNECIELAKEFGGTDGHKYVNAVLNGLAPQLRAAEVEADRTSGKART, encoded by the coding sequence ATGACCGAAGACAACAACAAGACAGCAGGCGCCAAGCCGCGCCAGGCGCGCACCGGCCTCACCAGCACCGGCGCACGCAAGGCTTCGGCCAAGTCGAACCGCAGCCGCGCGCGCGAATTTGCGTTGCAGGCGCTCTACCAGCACCTGGTGGGCCGCAACGACGCCGCCGCCATCGACCAGTTCACGCGCGACCTCGCGGGCTTCCACAAGGCCGACGCCGCACATTACGACGCGCTGCTGCACGGTGCCATCGAAGGCGCGGAGCAGCTCGACGTGCTGATTCGCCCCCTGCTCGACCGCAAGTTCGAGGAAATATCGCCCATCGAGCACGCCGTGATGTGGATCGGCGTCTACGAGTTCCAGCACTGCCTCGACGTGCCATGGCGCGTGGTGCTCAACGAGTGCATCGAGCTTGCCAAGGAATTCGGCGGCACCGACGGCCACAAGTACGTGAACGCCGTGCTCAACGGCCTGGCGCCGCAACTGCGCGCGGCCGAGGTGGAGGCCGACCGCACTTCCGGCAAGGCCAGGACGTGA